The genomic DNA AGCTCTTCGCCGCTATAAAGAAAATCAGGAAAAAGGAATTGAAACAGACCTCGACACCCTTAAGGAAGAGATTGCAGCGCGTGACTATAAGGATAGCAACAGAGCAGTTTCTCCACTAAAGGCGGCTGAAGATGCCATTACTTTCGATACAACTGGCGTAACAATCGATGGTGTAGTGGACTTTATTTCAAAAAAAACGAAAGAAATCCTTGACAAGTAGGTCAAGACTTGATATACTAGTCACATTGAGAAAAGCAGAAGTGAGAGCTTCTCGCCTTGCGACTAACGTTGTCTGGCCCTACGGATTAAGATTTCTTCGGAAAGATAAGGATGTAGTGCGGACTTGTGTAGAGCAGGTCCGCTTTGTTTTTCTCGAAAAAAATAAAATGAGGTGAAAGCCATAGCAAAGCAAGATTTGTTCATCAATGATGAAATTCGTGTTCGTGAAGTTCGTCTTATCGGTCTCGACGGTGAACAGTTGGGGATCAAACCCCTCAACGAGGCTCAGGCGATAGCTGATAATGCTAATGTTGATTTAGTGTTAATTCAACCGCAAGCTAAACCACCTGTTGCGAAAATTATGGACTATGGTAAGTTCAAATTTGAGTACCAGAAGAAGCAGAAAGAGCAGCGCAAAAAACAAAGTGTTGTCACTGTGAAAGAAGTTCGTCTCAGTCCGACTATTGATAAGGGAGATTTTGAGACCAAGCTTCGTAATGCCCGTAAGTTCCTGGAAAAAGGAAACAAGGTTAAGGTATCCATCCGCTTTAAGGGTCGGATGATTACCCATAAGGAAGTTGGAGCGAAAGTATTGGCTGAGTTCGCTGAAGCAACTCAGGATATTGCCATTATCGAACAGCGAGCGAAGATGGACGGTCGTCAAATGTTTATGCAGTTGGCCCCAGCTTCAGACAAAAAATAAGCTTATTAAGCAAAAGGAGAATTAAAATGCCAAAACAAAAAACTCACCGCGCATCAGCAAAACGTTTCAAACGTACAGGTTCTGGTGGATTGAAACGCTTCCGCGCTTATACTTCTCACCGTTTCCA from Streptococcus oriscaviae includes the following:
- the infC gene encoding translation initiation factor IF-3; this encodes MKAIAKQDLFINDEIRVREVRLIGLDGEQLGIKPLNEAQAIADNANVDLVLIQPQAKPPVAKIMDYGKFKFEYQKKQKEQRKKQSVVTVKEVRLSPTIDKGDFETKLRNARKFLEKGNKVKVSIRFKGRMITHKEVGAKVLAEFAEATQDIAIIEQRAKMDGRQMFMQLAPASDKK
- the rpmI gene encoding 50S ribosomal protein L35, whose translation is MPKQKTHRASAKRFKRTGSGGLKRFRAYTSHRFHGKTKKQRRHLRKAGMVHAGDFKRIKSMLTGLK